CCGCTTCCGGGCCGGTCAGGGCAAAACAGGGAATTTCGGCACCGTTGGCCAGGCCCGGCAGCCAGCGCTGCTTCTGTGCCTCGGTGCCGTAGTGCATCAGCAGCTCTCCGGGCCCCAGGGAATTGGGCACCATCACGGTGACTGCGGCACTGATGCTGCGACTGGCAATACGCCCCACTATGGTGGAGTTGGCAAAGGCGGAGAAATCCAGCCCGCCGTAGGACTTAGGAATAATCAGCGAGAAGAAGCCATGGTGCCGCAGGTAATCCCACACCGGCTCCGGCAGCTCCCTTTCCTCGCTGACAATGCGGTGCTCGTCCAGCATGGCCAGCAGGGTCTCCACCTCATTGTCGAGAAAGGACTGCTCGCGCTCACTCAGCCGGGACGGGCCATAAGACAGCAGGACTGACCAGTCGGGGCGGCCGCTGAACAGCTCACCGTCCCACCATACAGAGCCGGCTTCCATGGCTTCACGCTCGGTCGCCGACAGCGGCGGCAACACCTTTTTGAAGGTGGCAAAGGCCGGACCGCTGATCCACTTTTTGCGTAAACTCATTGTTACCCCTCCTCAGCCGGCCGGCCGTCGTGGCTGGTACCGGCTTTCATGCCGCTGGCCAGATAGGGAATCACCCGGCGTACCAGGCCTTCCACATCGATGTGTTCGTTGAAGTCGTTGCGGGCAATGTCCCGCAGCGCCTCGCCCGAAGCCATGGTGAACACCACGGTACCCAGGGTGAAATGCAACCGCCAAAACAGCTCCGCCGGACCCAGCTCGGGTGCCGCCCGGCGAACACACTGGGTAAAATGCACCACCACCCCACCGTAATGATTGATGATGAACCAGCGCAGAAAACCCTGATTGTCCATATAACCGGAGGCGAGCAGCTGCAAAAATATTTCCGGGCCGCGCCGGCGCAATCGGGAAAGCCCCATCAGCGGCGCCACAAAGCTCTCAAATACCTGCTCCAGGGCAATATCGGGCCGTGGCAGCAGACGCTGCAGCGCGTCGTCCAGTGCCGGCATAAAGCGGCTCAGATAACGATCCATCACCGCCTTGATCAAATCCTTGCGCGAGCCGAAGTGATAGCTGACCGAGGCCAGATTGACACCGGCCATGCGAGTAATCTGCCGCAGCGAGGTATCGTTAAAGCCCTGCTCGGCAAAAAGCACCTCGGCGGTATCCAGTATTTTTTGCCTGGTATCCTGTCGCGCCACCGGCTGCCTCCGCGAATTCAAACACCCGTTTAAAAGCTATGCAGGGGGCCGCCCCCTGTCAAGGCGACACGGCTTGCACAAATTTTATTCATTTTTTTTTGAACGAAGGGGAACCTTTGCCAAAGGGGACGCTCTTACCTAGTGCCACTGCAATTAAGCACTAAGTCTTTGCCCAGCATTCCTTGCTGGGCGTTTTTTTGATGTACACTGCCCGCTTCCTTCACCATCACGCAAGCATCATGAGCCTGAACGACGCCCCCGCCCACATTCAGCTGGCGGTCGATCTGATTGAACTGCTGGAAGTCAACGAGGTGCCGGCCGAGGTCGCCCTGGCCGCGCTGGCCATCGTCACGCGAGACTTTGAACGCAAGCGCAACGAGCAGCAAACGGATCACGGCGACTGACGCCGCGGTCCCAAACAAAAAACGCCCCGTAACGGGGCGTTTTGCTTAGTGCTCTTCTTCGAGGTAGGCGTAACCTTCCAGGCCCGCAGACAGCTCCTTGAGCAGCAGTGCCCGGGTTTCTTCATCCAGATCCGGGTGGCTGGCCTGTAGCTCGTACTGGGCGTTGATCACCGTGGGATCGATGTCCACGTAACGCAGCAACTCGGCCACGTTACTGCCGGCCTTGACGTTGGTGATGTGTGGCTGGCCCTGGTCATCCAGCACCACCTCGGCACTGTGAGTGTCACCAAAGAGGTTGTGCATGTCGCCAAGAATTTCCTGGTAGGCACCCACCAGGAAAAAGCCCAGATACTGAGGCTGGCCGGGCACAAACTCGGGCATGGGCAGGGTGGTTTCCACGCCCTGGCCGTCTACATACTGATCGATGGCACCATCCGAATCACAGGTGATGTCCAGGATCACCGCCCGGCGGCTGGGCGGCCGGTCGAGGCCGTCCAGGGGCAGCACCGGAAAGATCTGATCAATGCCCCAGGCGTCGGGCAGCGACTGGAACAGCGAAAAGTTGACAAAACACTTGTCCGCCAGCTTTTCGTTGAGCTCGTCCATAATGGGCCGGTGCGCGCGGTTAACCGGGTCCAGCCTGGCCTTGATGCCGAGGCAGATGTTCAGGTGCACCTCTTCCGCCCAGGCACG
The Oceanimonas doudoroffii DNA segment above includes these coding regions:
- a CDS encoding TetR/AcrR family transcriptional regulator, with the protein product MARQDTRQKILDTAEVLFAEQGFNDTSLRQITRMAGVNLASVSYHFGSRKDLIKAVMDRYLSRFMPALDDALQRLLPRPDIALEQVFESFVAPLMGLSRLRRRGPEIFLQLLASGYMDNQGFLRWFIINHYGGVVVHFTQCVRRAAPELGPAELFWRLHFTLGTVVFTMASGEALRDIARNDFNEHIDVEGLVRRVIPYLASGMKAGTSHDGRPAEEG
- the rsmS gene encoding pleiotropic regulatory protein RsmS, with the protein product MSLNDAPAHIQLAVDLIELLEVNEVPAEVALAALAIVTRDFERKRNEQQTDHGD